The following are encoded together in the Bos javanicus breed banteng chromosome X, ARS-OSU_banteng_1.0, whole genome shotgun sequence genome:
- the LOC133242633 gene encoding ras-related protein Rab-21-like, with protein MKALIDFYVWRKETPLEGGGERVLLASPQVPDVVPGALHSRTFPSALWGRRAGRGGGGGRWRRCGGAARAAAVEVPRRLWGARRGGDATGWLRPAAAGRTYSFKVVLLGEGCVGKTSLVLCYCENKFNDKHITTLQASFLTKKLNIGGKRVNLAIWDTAGQERFHALGPIYYRDSNGAILVYDITDEDSFQKVKNWVKELRKMLGNEICLCIVGNKVDLEKERHVSIQEAESYAESVGAKHYHTSAKQNKGIEELFLDLCKRMIETAQVDERAKGNGSSQPGAARRGVQIIDDEPQAQSVGGGCCSSG; from the exons atgaaggcCCTCATAGATTTTTATGTCTG GAGGAAGGAGACGCCATTAGAGGGAGGCGGAGAGCGGGTGCTGCTCGCCTCTCCCCAGGTTCCTGACGTGGTGCCCGGGGCCCTGCACTCTCGGACTTTCCCCTCGGCGCTGTGGGGTCGGcgtgcggggcggggcggggggggggggcggtggcgcCGGTGCGGAGGGGCTGCGCGGGCCGCGGCTGTGGAGGTGCCGCGGCGGCTGTGGGGAGCTCGGCGCGGCGGGGACGCGACGGGATGGCTGCGGCCGGCGGCGGCGGGCCGAACCTACTCGTTCAAGGTGGTGTTGCTGGGGGAAGGCTGCGTGGGGAAGACGTCGCTGGTGCTGTGCTACTGCGAGAACAAGTTCAACGACAAGCACATCACCACCCTGCAGGCATCATTCTtaacaaagaagttaaatattgGTGGGAAGAGAGTAAATCTTGCTATATGGGATACAGCAGGTCAAGAGAGATTCCACGCATTGGGTCCCATTTACTACAGAGATTCAAATGGAGCTATTTTAGTTTATGATATAACAGATGAAGATTCTTTTCAGAAGGTTAAAAACTGGGTGAAAGAATTACGGAAAATGTTGGGAAACGAAATCTGTTTATGTATAGTAGGTAATAAAGTAGACTTGGAGAAAGAGAGACATGTTTCCATTCAAGAAGCAGAATCGTATGCAGAATCTGTGGGAGCAAAACATTATCACACTTCAGCCAAACAGAACAAAGGAATTGAGGAACTCTTTCTTGACCTTTGTAAAAGAATGATAGAAACTGCACAAGTGGATGAGAGGGCAAAAGGCAATGGCTCCAGTCAGCCAGGAGCTGCAAGGCGAGGTGTACAGATTATTGATGATGAACCTCAAGCCCAGAGCGTTGGCGGAGGGTGCTGTTCTTCTGGATAA